The genomic window ATGATGCTTGAACTTCTCATAAATTTCATTGTTATTTCTTATTCTTATTTCTCAATCTTCACCCTGGTTGATTAAAAGCGTTAGATATTTATGTGGATCCATTGTCTTTGCAGGAGAACTCTGTCATTAATTCAAATGCAAACTTGGGTGTATATGGTCAAGGACTGCTGATGTTAACTGGTCAGGGTGATGCAATTCAAGGCCAGCGGCTTTCCTTGTCTCTGTTTTATAACATAACAGTAAGCCATTACTACATGAATTACTGCTTTTCTGCTGTCTATACTTATTAGAGGCATGTAATAGCTTAACTGTGCTGCAATTTGTGTGTAAAAGTATCCTCAAGTATGCTTAGCTGTGTGTCTATATATATACCTGTATGAATTCTGCAAGGATGGCTCTAGAAATACTATGATATTGTGGTATTTGTGAATGCATGGATGATTCAACAACTTATGTCTAATATTCTGTGTAATAATCGAGATTCTTTAAGAGAAGCCTTTCTTCATACATGTGAGAACCTTATGCAACATCCCTAATATTCTGCTTGTATACCTTAAGAAAGCATATGACATGATTACATTCTATAAAGAATCTTGATATCCACATGTATAGTAGAATTGAGGTAATAGTTTGTGAGAATCTGTCTGGGTCAAGGTTTCTGCAAAAATATATTGACCAATACTACTGCAGACAATAAAGTTTTCGCCAGGTTACACCTTTAGTCCTTTAGAATCTGATTAAGAAACTTTCTagtattttacttagttttttgaaactatttccttctttttcccctttctttttatttgtctCCTCCTCCCCAACTTTTCTAATATTTTCTAATATGTCCGACAtccttttatttttgttgagctaaatttatcttattttatccATTTGTTATCCTCTGTTTTAAGTCCTTGCATGTTATAGGTTGGGCCAGGTTCTTTACTTCAAGCTCCAATGGGTGATGAAGCTAGTAGAAGCGTGTGAGTGTGAATTTCAATTCTTTTTGATGGTTTTTTCAGAACATTTGGTGGCAGAATTAAATATCTGAGGTTTCTTTCAACTATCATCCTTATGTGTTTTTGTAGGGTTACAAATTCCCTTTGTGAGAGCCAAACATGCCCAATTGATTTGATAACTCCTCCAGATGATTGCCATGTTAATTATACACTGTCCTTTTCTCTTCAGgtagaaatatatttaaattcaaattatttgCTGATGCCAAATTAATTTGTGTTCACTTCTTTTTCCTTGTGAGAATTGTGCTAATCTATCCCATGGATGTTGTTTTAATGAATTAATTGATATAATTCTAAAAGAGTATTAAGAAGTCTTGCTTAACAAAATAATGTACTTGAAATGCTAACTTCCATCATGTCAAGCACATGTAAGTTGAAAaaaaatgtgttgaattattttgGGAAAGTGACAATCTTCAGTGTTCAAGAAGAGAATGACATCAATATACGGGTAACCATGCTGTCCATAAAGGGAAAGCATATAGGTTCAGAATAATCCATCTGTTTTTCTTGTTGCAAGGTTTGAATTGATTTTGCAACAATGAGAATATATAGTAAATGAGAAGTAGCATCTTGTCATCTCACTCCAGTTTATCACCAAAAGAGAAAGACATGCTTTCTTAAATGGATTGTTTTCATACCTTGGAAAAGGGGTTAGGAAGAACATGCACCATATTGTTTTATGTGGTCTTCTTCCTGGTTCACTTGGTAGCATTAGGGTGCTATTATGATGTGGCATAGTTAAATTTCTAAATTCTTATATTTGATCAATTTGCAGATTTGTCGAGTTGAGGACCTACTTGTTAATGGGATCATTAAGGGAAGTATAATTCACATTCACAGGGCAAGAACAGTTACTGTTGATGCTGATGGTTTGATTACCGCATCTGAATTAGGTAACAGAGAGTATAATCCGCAGTGTTGATATTTATCCATTTTTGTCTATTATATTTCTCCAATTTCCACGTTTATACTCTACAAGGCAGTCATGCTAAATAATCTATTGATTTCTATGAATTATGAATCATGCTTTTCTTAACATTTCTAATTTTATAGACCCTAATTTTAGGTTGCAGCAAAGGTATAGGAAAAGGAAACTATCTAGATGGAGCTGGTAGTGGTGCTGGGCATGGGGGACGTGGGGGTGCTGGATATTTCAATGGAAGAGTTAGCAATGGTGGTCATGAATATGGTGATGCTGATCTTCCTTGTGAATTGGGAAGTGGAGCAGAGGGTCCAACTCATTCATTTGGACATGTATTTGGAGGAGGAATGATTGGTGAGTTTTCTGTTGAAGAATTGCCAAAATATTCTGTCTGAATAGGTTGTTCATTTAGGAATTTAACATGTAATGCGAGCTACTAATCTTTCAAGAATTAATGTGGTAGCAAATTTTATACATAATATTCTGCTCATCATTTTTAATATTCTCTGGCATTGTGCATTGATTATGTGACTGACTTATTGTTGTGTCTTTGCTAGTAATGGGATCAGCGCAATGGCCTCTGCTAAGACTTAGCATTTATGGCTCTTTGACGGCCGATGGCCAGAGTTTTGGTGAAGCAACAATAAATGATAATGGCTCATTAATCGGTGGGCTTGGTGGAGGTTCTGGTGGAACGGTTCTTCTATTCCTTCAAGAGCTTATACTTGCAGTAAATTCATCTTTATCAACTGTTGGGGGAAATGGTGGTCCtcttggtggtggtggtggtggtggtgggagAGTGCATTTTGACTGGTCTATGATAGGCATTGGGGATGAGTATGTTCCAGTTGCTACTACCAGTGGTTTCATTAATAGTAGGTATGACTCTTTAGTGCAAAAAAAGCCATTATTTCTTATAATGCTCAAGTAAATTGACCAGTCGCTAACGAATTTGTTGATTATTTAACTCTTATATGGATCAATAATACCACAAACATTTTAGGATACTCCTGATTTTCGCTATTTGCACTAGCTGCTTGATATTTAGTATCAGATAAAGGAGTTAACCAACCGCTAATACCGCAGAAATTAGGTGGAGTTCTTTTCCACTATGACCATCCGACTTGCTATTTGTTTTGTATCATCAGATTATTAGGAAAACACTATCATATGACAGGAGTTCTTTTCAAGTAAAGCTTTGAAAGGTTTAATACTTAATGTCTTCTCTGCTGCATGGACCAATAATGGGTAGTGTCATATTTTCTGTTGTCTTAAGAAATTATTACAATTCCTACATAGAAGCCTTTCCAAAAGAAAATGTGTTGAATACTAGCTGACTACTTCAATCATGATGGTTGACAGTGGAGGTGCGGGAGATAATGGTGGACTCTTTGGGGACAAGGGCACAGTAACAGGGAAAAAGTGTCCAAAAGGCCTCTATGGTACATTCTGCAGGGTAAGGTTTCACTTAATTTTAAAGCTGTtacacattttttaaaatttgtgtttcAAGATGTTATGTGTTGTAGCAAAAGCCTTATGCTGTTATGCATCACACTGATGGGGTCATGTTACGGGAATACTTACAGATAATTGTTTCAGTTTGCACTATATGCTGATTCCCTCTAAAAGTTCTTTAAATCCTTGTGCTACTTTGGTCTAGCAACCTCCATCCTAAttcaaaatttcttttgaaaatattttatgataGTATTTCTTTGTAGGTTGCAACTAAAGGATATTAGACttctacatgtttttttttttcattcctaATGTcatcaattttctttcttctatGATGATGGACACCAAATTTGAGTTACTAGTGTTTGCTCCAAGAGAAATATTACTTCCCATACTATAATCTGATTTGTCTAATGCTACTCAGTGTACTACTAGATTATAACGAGAAATTGGTCACCATTAATCAATTAGGGGCTTGGCTTGCTGCTAATTGACTATGTTTATTCATGTAAAAATAACTTAATTTGTGCATTCACATATTGGTATGAACCGTTCAACTCTTCCAACTTATTCACCTGACATCAATATAGATGCAATGCCATTGTCTTTTTCTTCTAGGGTTAGAATTTTGGTATCAGTTCTGTATGTCATCTAGCTATTAACTAAGAAACTTTTGATGTTTTAACTAATCTGTTTTTCCTTAAAACTATTATTCACAGGAATGCCCCATTGGCACTTATAAAGATATTGATGGCTCTGATGAAGATCTTTGCACTCCTTGCTCTCTGGAGCTTCTTCCAGATCGTGCTAATTTCATATATGTTCGAGGTACATGTTTACAGCACGATTTACATTTTATACTTCATCTCTATTTACACAGTCTTCCATATGATATGTTCTCACTTTAGGGTGTCTATTTTGTGCAGGAGGAGTCCGTGAGCCGTTTTGCCCCTATAAATGCATATCTGAAAAGTATAGAATGCCAAATTGCTATACCCCTTTTGAGgagttgatatatatatttggaggTCCTTGGCCTTTTGCACTTCTTCTGTCTGGAGTTTTGTTGCTTCTTGCTGTATTGTTAAGCACTTTAAGGATAAAATTGCTTGAATCAAGCTCATATTGTGCTAATATTGAACATCCGAGCAGCCATCATTTCCCATACCTTCTTTCCCTATCAGAGGTATATTGTTGAAAGCCATATGTCATCTTCCTGGCTTAGCTTTTTTGAGTGTGGCGAGGTCTTGAGAGGTAGAATATGCACATCTATAATGGATTCAGTTTCATCACTGTATGACATTGCTTTGTGGACTGTATATACTTTCTCATTCTAGGTACGGGGAACCAGAGCTGAAGAGACTCAGTGTCATGCTTACAGAATGTACTTCATGGGTCCCAATACTTTTAGAGAACCATGGCATCTTCCTTACTCTCCTCCTGATACCATCATTGAGATAgtgtaagaaaatattttagtacCATAGAGATCAAATGATGGCACTTTCTTTATGCTGATGTAGTAGTATGATTCTCTATGTAAATTACATGCAAGTAGTAATGCTTTTTGGTTGCATTGATCATTACTGAACTCAAATTTTATAACCCCTTAACCCCccaccccccaaaaaaaaactccaaaaaaGTATTATGCTATTTCCAAAACTTTCGTTCTTTGCACGGTAAACCAACAGTTTAACACCCTACTGGTCACATTAGAATAGTAGCCTTTTTATTTTTGTAGGGTTGGGTTGTGACGGTGGTAGGAGAGTTAATGTGCAGTGAAGTAGAGTGCTAAAGGACCCTTAACAAACAATCCATGAGAGAATAGCAATCATCTAGCTAGTGCCACCCTGTTTTGCTCGGTGTTGATGCAAGATACACTTCATCTTGAAGCTTTCTAGTTATAGGGGTGCAATGGATATTGTCTATTGTACTAGAATTCATTTATTGAACCCCATCTTTTTTGTATGTTAGAATCCAGCTTTTTTTTCTGGTTTGGGCCTAAAATAGTATCCATAATAAACAAACCTCACTGAGCTGTAGGTATGAAGATGCTTTTAATAGATTCATTGGTGAGATCAACTCAGTTGCCACATATGATTGGTGGGAAGGTTCAGTGCACAGTATACTGTCATTGCTTGCATATCCTTGTGCCTGGTCATGGAAACAGTGGCGGCGCAGGAAAAAAGTACATCGAATTCAAGAATATGTCAGATCGGAATATGACCATTCATGTCTTCGCTCTTGCAGATCACGTGCTCTCTACAAGGGGATGAAGGTTATGcttctcattttttattattttgtagcCATCTTAAGGATCCCAGAGTGCTAAGCTTTATCTACTCAATCATTTCCTTATTGTTAGTTTGAGATATAGTTCTGAAATTATTCTGATGCCATGTTTTATTACTGCCTTGATGTTGTTTATGATTTTGAAGAAGATACTTGGTTCTATATCATCGGGATTTAACTACCATAAGATGTTTACCGAGTAAAACATTTCCTTTATGCAAATTGCGTGGATAGACATCAACCCCATGCATGCCTTCCTTggcttatatttatatttatatttatatttatatttatatttatatttatatttatatttgaaggACTCTACATTTTATCTTCTTTATCATGTCTTTATATTGGTGCCTAATTTGTGCAGGTTGGATCAACGCCTGATTTGATGGTTGCATACATAGACTTTTCCCTTGGTGGCGATGAGAAGCAAGTGGACATGGTATCAATCATAGAAAAGAGATTCCCCATGTGTATAATATTTGGTGGGGATGGAAGCTATATGTCACCCTACAATCTTCATAGTGATACATTGTTGACTAATCTTGTTGGCCAGGTGTCCTGgatgttttataaattttcactAGCTTTGTCATAACTTGATTTAATATCATCTGACTGAAAGAACTGTGCTCTTCCCAGTATGTGCCATCAACTGTTTGGAATCGCTTGGTGGATGGTTTGAATGCCCAGTTGAGGACTGTGAGACATGGATCCATCCGTTCTGCATTAGTTCCTGTTATGAATTGGATAGCTAGTCATGGAAATCCTCAGCTTAGATTCCATGGGGTTAAAATTGAGCTAGGCTGGTTTCAAGCAACAGCTTCTGGGTACTTTCAACTCGGTATCTTGGTAGTGCGTCATGACTATATCTTTCAGAATTTGCACCAACCTGATTTGTCTGACAGAAGCAATGATGAATACCCAAGGTAGCCTCAAGTAACAGTGCCTCTTAGATTTTCTATCAGTCCAAATAAAACACAAGAATCTGATCATATATGAGTTGGATCTACTTTTGGCCAGGCAATTTGCAGAGTGGTTCTAATTTATATACCCTGCCCTTCATTACCAATATTATTTTGTTGTCAGGAACTTATGTTACTGACTGAATGTATGAAGAAAATTTCCTTTTAGCACTTCAGTTAATGCCCATGATAAGGTTCCAATATTTGAATGGTTGTTTTTTTATCTctgtaaattattatttgcttATTGGCTGTTTGTGTGTCAATGGTTCAGGAAAGATGCTGCATCTGCGGGCAAAAGCCTCGAACATCTTCAGCAGAGTTGGCCATATCCGACTCATGCATTATCTCGTAGAAAGATCATAGGGGGAATTAATGGAGGTCTTATAAATGATGCTACCGTGAAATCTTTAGAATTTAAAAGAGACATTTTCTTCCCATTTTCTCTCTTAGTGCACAATACCACGCCTATTGGTCATCAGGTTATGTAGAGATTTTTCTTGTATAACCTCACTCATATGGCTGGTTTTATGAATTGTTCATCACCTTATGCTTGAATTTTGTGTTTCAGGACTCCCTTCAGTTCCtatttactaccatgcttttGGTAGATCTTGCCGTAACCCTTCTTACTTTGATTCAGTTCTATTGGATATCTCTTGGGGCATTCCTTGCTGTCTTACTTATTCTTCCTTTATCACTACTTTCTCCATCCCCAGCTGGTTTGAATGCCTTGTTCAGTAAAGAGCCTCGGAGAGCTTCGCATACCCGTATATATTCCTTGTGGAATGCTACATCTCTGACAAACATCGTAAGCAGCTCTAAATTCTGGGTTTCTGTTACTTTCATGTTGTGTGAAATATACTGATGCAAAGAACTAATGTGTAATCACCCAAAATTGTATAAAGATGATATTTTTGTCTACAAAGCACTAAACAGTTTAAAGAAAAGGTAGATTCTTTTCCATGGTTTTTTAAATTGATATGTATTTCCAATATGGAAAAAGGAGGAATTTTGCAATATACCATAAAGCACTGAATCTGATATTACTTACTAGTCAAGGAGAAAACCTCTACACCCTCAAGATAGATTTTTCTCCGCATTTTCTTAAAATGATATGCAGTAGCAATATAACAAAGGGGAGGAATGTGCATTTTATGTAATTCATAAAGCACTGAGTCTTGCATTACGTTACCATGTGAATAGGACATCAATAGTTTATTTAACATATGCCTATTTTATTTTGTGCAGGCTGTGGCTTTCATCTGTGGCATGATACATTATGGAATCTCTGCTTTCCAGCCACCTGACCAGGAAAATTCTTGGAACACGAGAAGGTGAAGATTTTTTCATTGTAACTCTTATTGATCTAATAGAATTCTTGGAACCTTAACTAAATATTAGGTGACACTGAAACTTTTTTAGAGTCCACGTTTCTTCCTAAGGAAATAGATATAGAAGATTATTTACAAGCTTAGTTTATGTAGATGTTAGTGGTATACCTTGTGAAGTGATAGGATGGATAGGTTGATGAAGTCTTTTTAAGATATTTATATATGGAATTTGGCAACAGGGAAGATGACAAATGGTGGCTTTTTCCTACCATACTTGTACTGTTGAAGTCAACACAAGCTCGTT from Gossypium hirsutum isolate 1008001.06 chromosome D12, Gossypium_hirsutum_v2.1, whole genome shotgun sequence includes these protein-coding regions:
- the LOC107946712 gene encoding uncharacterized protein isoform X2, with the translated sequence MHATLSNGQLQWMAKLTLLMRQYLCWSILFGHLYTSVLCLGLKQSENLFQKPRLVLSDESVSDTSIHFENSASLPLNDSLSCEDLGGVGSFSSTCLLNSNLYLSSNLYIHGSGNLEILPHVSIECPKEGCMITFNMSGNVNLGQYVAVVAGSVVIYAANLTVGQNSAINTTSLAGSPPPQTSGTPVGFDGAGGGHGGRGASCLKNNKTNFWGGDVYAWSTLSEPWSYGSKGGSKVDSASGGHRLGGEGGGRVKLIAEDMLYLNGSITAEGGDGGLKGGGGSGGSIYIRAVKLKGYGIISAAGGMGWGGGGGGRISLHCYSIQEDVKVSVHGGFSFGCPGNSGAAGTYFNADLLSLRVGNDNVTTETETPLLDFPTRPIWSNVFVENNAKVLVPLLWSRVQVRGQISLYHGGTIVFGLSAYPIPEFELVAEELLMSDSTIKVFGAFRVSVKMLLMWNSKIQIDGGGNTVVTASILEVRNLVVLRENSVINSNANLGVYGQGLLMLTGQGDAIQGQRLSLSLFYNITVGPGSLLQAPMGDEASRSVVTNSLCESQTCPIDLITPPDDCHVNYTLSFSLQICRVEDLLVNGIIKGSIIHIHRARTVTVDADGLITASELGCSKGIGKGNYLDGAGSGAGHGGRGGAGYFNGRVSNGGHEYGDADLPCELGSGAEGPTHSFGHVFGGGMIVMGSAQWPLLRLSIYGSLTADGQSFGEATINDNGSLIGGLGGGSGGTVLLFLQELILAVNSSLSTVGGNGGPLGGGGGGGGRVHFDWSMIGIGDEYVPVATTSGFINSSGGAGDNGGLFGDKGTVTGKKCPKGLYGTFCRECPIGTYKDIDGSDEDLCTPCSLELLPDRANFIYVRGGVREPFCPYKCISEKYRMPNCYTPFEELIYIFGGPWPFALLLSGVLLLLAVLLSTLRIKLLESSSYCANIEHPSSHHFPYLLSLSEVRGTRAEETQCHAYRMYFMGPNTFREPWHLPYSPPDTIIEIVYEDAFNRFIGEINSVATYDWWEGSVHSILSLLAYPCAWSWKQWRRRKKVHRIQEYVRSEYDHSCLRSCRSRALYKGMKVGSTPDLMVAYIDFSLGGDEKQVDMYVPSTVWNRLVDGLNAQLRTVRHGSIRSALVPVMNWIASHGNPQLRFHGVKIELGWFQATASGYFQLGILVVRHDYIFQNLHQPDLSDRSNDEYPRKDAASAGKSLEHLQQSWPYPTHALSRRKIIGGINGGLINDATVKSLEFKRDIFFPFSLLVHNTTPIGHQDSLQFLFTTMLLVDLAVTLLTLIQFYWISLGAFLAVLLILPLSLLSPSPAGLNALFSKEPRRASHTRIYSLWNATSLTNIAVAFICGMIHYGISAFQPPDQENSWNTRREDDKWWLFPTILVLLKSTQARFVDWHIANLEIQDFSLFCPDPDGFWAYEPMS
- the LOC107946712 gene encoding uncharacterized protein isoform X1 codes for the protein MHATLSNGQLQWMAKLTLLMRQYLCWSILFGHLYTSVLCLGLKQSENLFQKPRLVLSDESVSDTSIHFENSASLPLNDSLSCEDLGGVGSFSSTCLLNSNLYLSSNLYIHGSGNLEILPHVSIECPKEGCMITFNMSGNVNLGQYVAVVAGSVVIYAANLTVGQNSAINTTSLAGSPPPQTSGTPVGFDGAGGGHGGRGASCLKNNKTNFWGGDVYAWSTLSEPWSYGSKGGSKVDSASGGHRLGGEGGGRVKLIAEDMLYLNGSITAEGGDGGLKGGGGSGGSIYIRAVKLKGYGIISAAGGMGWGGGGGGRISLHCYSIQEDVKVSVHGGFSFGCPGNSGAAGTYFNADLLSLRVGNDNVTTETETPLLDFPTRPIWSNVFVENNAKVLVPLLWSRVQVRGQISLYHGGTIVFGLSAYPIPEFELVAEELLMSDSTIKVFGAFRVSVKMLLMWNSKIQIDGGGNTVVTASILEVRNLVVLRENSVINSNANLGVYGQGLLMLTGQGDAIQGQRLSLSLFYNITVGPGSLLQAPMGDEASRSVVTNSLCESQTCPIDLITPPDDCHVNYTLSFSLQICRVEDLLVNGIIKGSIIHIHRARTVTVDADGLITASELGCSKGIGKGNYLDGAGSGAGHGGRGGAGYFNGRVSNGGHEYGDADLPCELGSGAEGPTHSFGHVFGGGMIVMGSAQWPLLRLSIYGSLTADGQSFGEATINDNGSLIGGLGGGSGGTVLLFLQELILAVNSSLSTVGGNGGPLGGGGGGGGRVHFDWSMIGIGDEYVPVATTSGFINSSGGAGDNGGLFGDKGTVTGKKCPKGLYGTFCRECPIGTYKDIDGSDEDLCTPCSLELLPDRANFIYVRGGVREPFCPYKCISEKYRMPNCYTPFEELIYIFGGPWPFALLLSGVLLLLAVLLSTLRIKLLESSSYCANIEHPSSHHFPYLLSLSEVRGTRAEETQCHAYRMYFMGPNTFREPWHLPYSPPDTIIEIVYEDAFNRFIGEINSVATYDWWEGSVHSILSLLAYPCAWSWKQWRRRKKVHRIQEYVRSEYDHSCLRSCRSRALYKGMKVGSTPDLMVAYIDFSLGGDEKQVDMVSIIEKRFPMCIIFGGDGSYMSPYNLHSDTLLTNLVGQYVPSTVWNRLVDGLNAQLRTVRHGSIRSALVPVMNWIASHGNPQLRFHGVKIELGWFQATASGYFQLGILVVRHDYIFQNLHQPDLSDRSNDEYPRKDAASAGKSLEHLQQSWPYPTHALSRRKIIGGINGGLINDATVKSLEFKRDIFFPFSLLVHNTTPIGHQDSLQFLFTTMLLVDLAVTLLTLIQFYWISLGAFLAVLLILPLSLLSPSPAGLNALFSKEPRRASHTRIYSLWNATSLTNIAVAFICGMIHYGISAFQPPDQENSWNTRREDDKWWLFPTILVLLKSTQARFVDWHIANLEIQDFSLFCPDPDGFWAYEPMS